In the Pseudanabaena sp. PCC 7367 genome, one interval contains:
- a CDS encoding DUF3179 domain-containing protein, translated as MKKGIKIAIAATLVFILTAGGLFVSANGLDDLKLRYYFLLQYLNDQDREIGDLEEQNINVAELSRIEIAQLLNGGPPKDGIPSVDNPEFDTATTTSYGDDHTVIGIVINGEAKAYPYGVMNWHEIVNDRLGGVNITVSYCPLCDTILAFERGESTFGVSGKLYQSCLVMFDRTDDTLYSQPWGMGIIGPQVNHNLKKIPAVKTTLGAWLEQHPDSLILSTDTGYNRNYTRYPYGSYYTNDQLIFPVRDQEARKLHPKEIVSYIWQANDETPHNQFAGHSHQFVHSEIKELGSKKVEFGDRTVTATWDQNLDTVIVRDEQGNMITSSTAFAFVYPAFFDNPDAAK; from the coding sequence ATGAAAAAAGGGATCAAAATTGCGATCGCAGCCACCCTCGTATTTATCCTCACTGCGGGGGGATTATTTGTTTCTGCTAACGGCCTAGACGATCTAAAGCTGCGCTATTATTTCCTGCTGCAATACCTCAACGACCAGGATCGTGAGATCGGCGACCTCGAAGAGCAAAACATCAACGTAGCTGAGCTAAGCCGGATTGAGATCGCTCAGCTATTAAATGGTGGCCCACCCAAAGATGGCATTCCTAGTGTTGATAATCCTGAATTTGATACTGCCACCACCACTTCCTACGGCGATGATCATACCGTAATTGGCATTGTGATTAATGGCGAAGCGAAGGCTTATCCCTATGGGGTCATGAATTGGCATGAAATTGTCAACGATCGCCTGGGTGGGGTGAATATTACTGTTTCCTATTGTCCACTCTGCGATACGATTCTGGCCTTTGAGCGCGGTGAGTCCACCTTTGGTGTATCTGGCAAACTCTATCAAAGCTGTTTGGTGATGTTCGATCGCACCGATGATACTCTTTATTCACAGCCCTGGGGCATGGGCATCATTGGCCCTCAGGTTAATCACAACCTGAAGAAAATTCCAGCCGTCAAAACCACTTTAGGCGCATGGCTCGAACAACATCCCGATAGCCTGATTCTGTCTACTGATACTGGCTATAACCGCAATTACACTCGTTATCCCTATGGCAGCTACTACACCAACGATCAGCTAATTTTTCCAGTCCGCGATCAAGAAGCCAGAAAACTACACCCCAAGGAAATAGTTAGCTATATCTGGCAGGCCAATGACGAGACACCACATAATCAATTCGCTGGCCATAGCCATCAATTTGTTCATAGCGAAATAAAGGAACTGGGTAGTAAAAAAGTTGAATTCGGCGATCGCACTGTCACCGCCACCTGGGATCAAAACTTAGACACGGTGATCGTACGGGACGAGCAGGGAAATATGATTACAAGTTCTACTGCGTTTGCCTTTGTCTATCCTGCCTTTTTTGATAACCCTGATGCGGCTAAGTAA